In a single window of the Gossypium hirsutum isolate 1008001.06 chromosome A13, Gossypium_hirsutum_v2.1, whole genome shotgun sequence genome:
- the LOC107894615 gene encoding uncharacterized protein, which yields METPINVVEDMDLCVVISEVNMVDSNPREWWLDTGATCHICCDEDSFSELQPCENGEKLYMGNAATSKIKGKGTVVFKMTSGKELKLQNLLYMPEIHKHPVFGTLLSVHGFKMIFESQKLVLSKGELSTITSIKIILAIATLRNLEIHQINVRTAFLNGDLDEEIYMVQPKGHVVLGQERKVCKLVKSLYGLKQAPK from the exons ATGGAAACTCCCATCAATGTTGTGGAAGATATGGACTTATGTGTTGTGATTTCTGAAGTCAACATGGTTGATTCAAATCCAAGAGAATGGTGGCTTGATACAGGTGCTACATGTCATATCTGCTGTGACGAAGACTCTTTTTCTGAGTTGCAACCTTGTGAAAATGGGGAGAAACTCTATATGGGCAATGCTGCAACTTCTAAAATTAAAGGGAAGGGTACTGTAGTTTTTAAGATGACTTCTGGCAAAGAACTCAAGCTTCAAAATTTGTTGTATATGCCTGAAATACACAAGCACCCTGTTTTTGGGACACTTCTTAGTGTACACGGCTTTAAGATGATCTTTGAATCCCAGAAGCTAGTTTTGTCTAAGGGGGAAT TATCTACAATAACTTCTATAAAGATAATACTTGCAATTGCCACATTGCGGAATCTAGAAATACATCAAATAAATGTTAGAACAGCTTTCCTAAATGGAGATCTTGATGAAGAAATCTACATGGTACAACCTAAAGGTCATGTAGTTCTAGGACAAGAAAGGAAAGTTTGTAAATTGGTgaagtctttatatggacttaagcaagcacCAAAATAA